The genomic region GGAATTCATCCTGATTTTCGACTGGGTTTGGTTTGGTGTTGCCAATTTACCTGACTCGAGCGCTTTAAGGCCAAAAAAATTTCCAATTTTCACGAATCAGGGACTTGACATCTTACCGCTGGACTTTCTACTTTACCAACCGGTCCGGACTCGACGTGTTGATCATGAATTGATTGTAGGCAATGGGAATCGAATAGATCAGCTCCTTTCCGTTTTGCTTGACGACACGTTCAGCGAAACTGCGAGGGTGGCAGGAAGCTACCATTTCTTTGCCCAAATCACGAACGATGCGTTGCGCAGTCCCCCACCATTTGGATGAAGTCTCTTCCATCTGATCTTTATGAGGATCAATGTCTTCGAGCCATTGCCGGAAAGGCCTGTCCAATCGAAAGTAGGCTTGTGCCCGCATTTCACTCGCCAGCCGTTTGGCACCCTCTTTCTCCGAATTCCCTTCGGCCTTGGCGATGTTCTGGGCAAGCAATCCAACCTGTTGAACCAGTCGTTCCGTTATCTCGATGTCGTTCATAATGCGCCCGATCCATTGCTCGCCAAGCCTGTCTTCATTCAACAAATCGGCATGAATTGAAATGCCGTCGCTGAAAAGATCTGTAAATGACGAATTGGATTTGTCGTATTTGACGCCCACGATCGAAAACTTGAACATGGGCAGCTTCACGATATTGCGATATTTTAGGACTCTCAACCATGAAATGACGCCCGGTGCTCGATGGCTGTCCCCATTCAGAACAAGGGCACCAAAGTCACGCCACACCTGTTTTGCCGGATCATGCTGCCGCGGCTTGAAAATATCCGGTCCTTCCCTTGAATTTTCTTTCACCCAAAGAGTCATCTGTTCGGCAAATGCATTTTCTTCCGGAAAGAAGTCTCCGCCGATCAGCAAATAATCCACGACTTTGCCATTTTGCCGGCCAAGAAGAACCCGTCTTGATTGAAGGGTCAACAGTTCCATCGGGCTTTCCGGCATCGGAACCCGGCTTCGTTCTACTGTCCTGATTTCATCCAATTCCCAAGCGGCCCGTCCATCTTTCCATGGCAATCTACCGTCTCGCAGAAATACCAAATTCAGCATGAGCGTTTCAAACAAAGTATCGCCTCGAACATATAGAAGCCCCAATTTGCCCAACCAGCCAACCCCGATGCTTGGCAGCTTTATGCCAGTGCCTCTTGTTGTCGGTTTTGCTGAAGCATCATCAAAGCCGATGAGATGAATGAGCCAGCGGGCTGCCTCTGCATACGTCAAGCTTTCTTTGGCCTCGCCGCTGCGGGATGAAAACAACCGGTCTTTGTTGGCACTTTGGTTGATTTCACCATTCAATTTCGCCGCTGAGTATCTCGTTCCCGCATTCAGCCCGGCAACTTGATAAAACGGCCTTTCCGGATGAAAAAGCCAGAATCGGTCTTCATAATTCTCAAGATATTCGCGGAGAATGGGATGCGAAAAACTGCCGGAATCCCATAACTCTTTCCAGCGGTTCAAGGCATCCCTCGGACAAACTTCTCCGCTTTCATCATCAAAAATCGAAGCAGGTTGTCCATCCAAATCATATCTCCCGTACACGCAATATAATATCGCCAGCAACAACCGAAGGATGGCAACATTTTGCGTGGGCAGCTCTCCTGCCAGACTCCGAAATTCATGTGCTCTCTCAAACAGTTCAAGCAATCCGACTTCTTCCATGGAACCCGCGGCATTCAAAACCAAGATCCATGGTTCCCTGAGCAGATTGAACGATTTTTCGGTCGCCACGATCCGTCTTCACCCCTCTTCAACAAAATATTCCAATCCAAAATCCTTATGGTAGGTCAATCTGTATTTTCCAAGCTTGACCGATAAGCTTTCATCGAGGATCAGAAACAATTCGCCGCGCAACCAGGGCGACTGTTGCCAGTCGGCCAACCACTGCCGGTTTTCTTCTTCCAACTGCCTGATCACGGACTCCAAGTTGTCGTGCCGGCCTGTGACCGCAACGGGCAACTGTACGCTGCACTTTGCAAGTTCGCGGGCCAGCTTTTCCGGCGGTTCATGAAATCGATCCAAATTCCTGCCGCTTTCGATCCACGGCAAAAATCTGAAGGTTCCTGAAGCATCCCGCTGAATCAACAGCACTTCGAATGAATCATTCGCATCTCTGACAGCCGCTTCTCCTTTCTTGTCCGAAATGTCAATATCCAGCCATCCGATCATCGTGTCCATGACCCG from Bacillus thermozeamaize harbors:
- a CDS encoding type I-E CRISPR-associated protein Cse1/CasA, encoding MATEKSFNLLREPWILVLNAAGSMEEVGLLELFERAHEFRSLAGELPTQNVAILRLLLAILYCVYGRYDLDGQPASIFDDESGEVCPRDALNRWKELWDSGSFSHPILREYLENYEDRFWLFHPERPFYQVAGLNAGTRYSAAKLNGEINQSANKDRLFSSRSGEAKESLTYAEAARWLIHLIGFDDASAKPTTRGTGIKLPSIGVGWLGKLGLLYVRGDTLFETLMLNLVFLRDGRLPWKDGRAAWELDEIRTVERSRVPMPESPMELLTLQSRRVLLGRQNGKVVDYLLIGGDFFPEENAFAEQMTLWVKENSREGPDIFKPRQHDPAKQVWRDFGALVLNGDSHRAPGVISWLRVLKYRNIVKLPMFKFSIVGVKYDKSNSSFTDLFSDGISIHADLLNEDRLGEQWIGRIMNDIEITERLVQQVGLLAQNIAKAEGNSEKEGAKRLASEMRAQAYFRLDRPFRQWLEDIDPHKDQMEETSSKWWGTAQRIVRDLGKEMVASCHPRSFAERVVKQNGKELIYSIPIAYNQFMINTSSPDRLVK